GTCTCGCAAGAATGGTGTAAAGATCTTGTTCATAAGAGCTTGAAATGTGGCTGGAGCATTAGTTAAGCCAAACGGCATAACTAAAATTCGTAATGGCCCTCCACTGTTCTAAAAGCTGCCTTCTCAATGTCTTCCTCCTTCATTCTGATTTGATGATTACCCGACCTCCAATCCAGCTTTGAAATACAGCTGCTCCATGCAACTCATCAAGTAATTGATGTATGATTGGTATATGATACTTATTTGGTACCGTTGATCTGTTTAAAGCTCTGTAGTCAACTCAAAATTGAAACCCTCCATCTTTCTTCTTAACTAGCAACACATAGTTTGAAAATTGGCTGACGCTTGGACGTATAATGCCAGTTTGTAACATCTCGCTGACCATCTGTTCCATCACCACTTTTCTTGCATGAGGATACCTATACGGATGAACTGAAACCGCAGATACCCCTTGTACAAGAGCCTTTGGAGTTCTTGACCTCTAACAAGAGGTAAGACTTCTGGTATAGCAAAATATCAACAAACTTCTCCAAGAGCCTTTGGAGTTCTTCAGTAATCTCTGGTACTACAGATGTCACTACCGCAGTAGAGAACTGCACTTCTCTTCTAGTATCACTACCGCAGTAAGTAGGAGACAATGACTTTAGAGAAAACTTGGTGTTATGCAACCCATGATCGCCTAGCAAAGTCACCATTTTCCCCCGATAAACAAATGTGAGTTCCTGCTCTCTCAGTCAACCTCACATCTGCCTAACGTTTCCAGCCATTGCACACCTAAAATGACATCAACACTTCCCAGTTCTAAGGACATAAAATCTGATGTGAAAATTGAATCATTGAGAACAAAGTTACCTGCTAGGCACACTCCAAAGCTTTCACAGTAACTCCATTCCCTAACGCACATCTAAGCTACAAGCTGCAGAAACTTTCAAATGTAGCTTTTCTACAACTGATGGTGAAATAAAGTTGTGAGACTCCGCTATCGAGCATGACAATTATCTCCTTTTGATTAATTCTCCCTCTCATTTTAGTTGTCTTTGGAGAAGAAATcctaagaaaataatataagacAAAGTCATCAATTCTTGTTCGTTCTCAGCTACATTGCTTCGTCTTCTTGATCCAAAACTTCAACTTCCCAACATTGAGCAAAGATAAGATCTGTAACTCTTTATTAGGGAAGACACTTGCGTGAGCTCTTGACCATGGCGCCTTGCATTTGAAATAAACTTTATCTCGTCTCATCGCATCCAATTCAACATCAGAATGTTTCTCTGCCTCGGCCTCTTATATGCTTGACCCGGTGTAATGTTCTCCTTATTATGTAAGTGATCGCCTTTAGTCTTGTCATTGTTTTTCCACTTCGTCACTGTTCTCACAGATCTCTCGCCTGTGTTATGGCGTTTTTGATTCCTACTCTCTGGCGTAGCTGCCTAACTGACCACCTTGCAAAACATACTTGTCTCCATCCGTAAGACAGCTGAGATATAGTTTTGTAACCCTTGAGGATCCTTCATCCTTATCACCTCCTTCATCTCTGTACCCAACCCATTATAGAATATGCGCTCCAACAAGTGATCAGATAATCCTGGTACTTGAGCTGAAAGTGTTCCAAACTCTAAAACATACTTCGTTACGCTTCATGTTTGTTTAAGAGCAAACAATCTCTTCTCAGGTTCCTCATCAATGGATTCGGAGAATCTGATCATCAGTTGCTGCTTAAAATCCGTCCAACTACGAAATCTTCCCCGACGTCTCACCCAGCCAAACCACTTCTTCAAAGCTCCTTGCAAGCATAATGGAACTAAATCCATCTTTGCCTCATCACTGTATCTTCCCAGAGCATAGAATATTTGATATCCCCAATCCAATCAGAACCATCACAACAACGGCATCTCAACTTTCTTTAACATAGTCTCACGATTTGCTGGATTCAATCACTCAGTTCGATAACCTAGCGGAATACTTCCATGTTGTTCACAAAGAAGGATGTACCTGAGGTGTATCATTCATCAATGTGGACTGTGGAACCGTCTCTTGAAGCGGCATCTTTCCCATCGATTTCATCATCGCTTGTACCGATGAATTCAGCTCCGTCATCGTCGATTGTAGCGAAGCTACCGTCGAATTTGTTGTCGCATTCTCCTTCGTCAATCGACTAACAGTCTTAGCTAAATCGTAGACTTGCGTCTTCCACTCCATCTCCGCATCATCGGAATCGTCAACATACCCTGCTTGTAACGTTGTTGGTTTCAGTGTCATCGTCGTCGCTATGCTCAAACTTTTCACAGCACCACTGATAGAGTTTAAATCTACGAAACTCATAGAATAAGAGCTCCTTGGTATTAAGAATCAATTAAATCAAATTACACTTTGATGTATGAACTAAGCAAGTACTCTCATGACGAATACAAACTCAGATCATCGATCTCATAATGATCGAGAGCTCAAGACTCATAGCGTCTATGAACTTACAACAATCAAAGCATAAAAGAAATGATTCAtgaacaatttttatttaaacaactTCAGCTTCTCTTAGCTCCCTCGCAACCTCTAACGGCAAAGCCTCCCTCCGAAATAAAAGGTTCACTTTACTCTTTTGATTAAAACCTTCCGCGCCAACACTTCTAGCCATGTCATCCCTACTCTGTTTCTCAACTCTTCCTTTGTTCTTCCTCACAACACCTTGTGGCACCTATCAGCATGAGAGACATCCGAGCTAATGAGCTGACAAAAGAACCATCTTTTTCCAGAGCTACGTATGATTACAAACTATAATAAGCATTCAATATGCAtgcatttaaattttgtaatctTTTGTTGTTAAGTATTAGTAACAGCATCGTGGATCAATTGAGATTTTCCCAGATGTACCTCAGTCTAGGGAACTCGTAAATCATGTattgattttttcttctttcgaTTACTAAATAAGTGAGATTGAGAGCAATCGATGCGCAAGTTAAAGTGTGCACATCACTTAAATATGCATCTGATCAAGAACGTCTCAAGAATTGAATAAATATCTAGgaaaaatattctcaaatatacTTGGTTCTAGGCATATGGAGTGAGACATCGATCAATGCTCTCtaggttttataaataaatagaacttTGAACTCATCacttgactctctctctctctctctcctctctctcttctctctatctctctctctctttacacGGATATACGGGGTTCACGTTATTTCATAGTGAAAATTGGAGCTTCTGAGAAAGAAGGATCGGACCTAACGAATTAGTGACTGCTCATATACTGTGAAACTTAAGTAGGCTGACTTCATATCGTTAGTTGGGTCATCTTATGTAGTTGACTAACCTGGGTTGTAggctttttaataaatataattctcatgtTGAAATTTCGTCAATAACTATTGTGGGCTATGTTGGGCTTAAACATGTGCATAAAATTACTAGCCAGTTAGATTTACATAATCCTAAATGTTAATCCCCTTAACATTTTCCTTAGATCATCGTATtcttataaataaatgattaCTAATTTCATATGTTCAATAActgattaaataattatatatctagttGTCATTATCAAAACCTTTCGAGGTcctaatttgtttttttgtcagcaaagaAATTTCGAAGTCCTAATTATGTATACTTTCTTCATCAACAATGTCTCTGTTATTTTTACCGTTTGTAAATCATAAGTATATTCCTAACATGGGAAAGACCACAaacatttttctaaaatttggcctattttgtatatttttttactaaagtaccatatatatataaaattttaaaaagctgATTTTTCAAGTTTTTGGATGGACTGGAAGTTGGTGCTTGGTGTGCTTCTCATCAGGGCCGCACTTATCGTGTTCCAACTTCCAAGAACAAGTGAGGTTCAGATTTTGAAAACACTAGTTGAACATCAGAAAATAGTAAAGCAATAATTGTTATTATAATAAAACTGATCATGATTCAGTTATTCAGAACAATTTTATGAAATGCAAAAACTTAATTACAAGATTAGAGACTGAGctcaacattttaaaaatatactccttccgttttttaatataattcgtTTAGAAttatgcacatagattaagaaatcattaagtttttatattttctaaacaaaaacatcattaattatttacctaaccataaatcaaccaataataaatataaagtatattatcattggtcgtATGACATTAAGCgttaataattttacatagaaaactaaaatgtcatatatttagaacaaaaaaatctctctaaacgacttatattaaaaaacagagagagtattattttctatatattccatttttctcctttctctctctctgtacaCAGTCCATCTcttgagaggtaaaaataggcTAATTAACCCTAACAAAAAGACTTAActgattatatatacataacttGAATATTAGGTCAAACAAAGTCAGTAAGGTGAAACCCTAAGATGGTATCCTTTTGGTGCAGAAACTCTGGGAAATACCACTAGTTTCTCTCCTCCTTTCTCCTCCCATCTGCACAAGGAAAATCAAAACATTAAGATCTCAAATCATCAATCACgacaacaacaaacaaatcaGATCTTTGCACATTAAAGAGACATGGATTAATTAAGAACATACTTGTATCTCGTAACAAAGTAGTGAATGAAGCTCGAGACTTCAGAAATTCCTAGTTCCTTCCAGGGCAATGTCTTGCTCCACCTCCAAAGAGTAAGAAATAGCTCATtgattccatttttttttcctgcatATTTAAATACCCAAAGAAACCCTCTATGTGAGCCTCAAGtttctaaataacaa
The Brassica napus cultivar Da-Ae chromosome C7 unlocalized genomic scaffold, Da-Ae chrC07_Random_16, whole genome shotgun sequence DNA segment above includes these coding regions:
- the LOC125594971 gene encoding cytochrome P450 85A2-like, translated to MEMDGKKNGINELFLTLWRWSKTLPWKELGISEVSSFIHYFVTRYKWEEKGGEKLVVFPRVSAPKGYHLRVSPY